One Sphingomonas endolithica DNA segment encodes these proteins:
- a CDS encoding sigma-70 family RNA polymerase sigma factor: MSDSDTTEDDIGQDVVVEHVPLSDPEFKKELAQVIPHLRAFGRSLSGNRDLADDLVQETLMKAWAARQRFQAGTNMRAWTFIILRNLYLSQMRRARFKGEWDDLVADKILAAPASQDRHVELGDMQRALLHLPQPQREALILVGAGGFAYEEAAEICGVAVGTIKSRVARGRVALEAILGDGSLPSRRTHSNEPGMTALDTIMGEVESLSRNRD, from the coding sequence ATGAGCGACTCCGACACGACAGAAGACGATATCGGCCAAGACGTGGTGGTCGAACATGTCCCGCTGTCCGATCCCGAATTCAAGAAGGAATTGGCGCAGGTCATTCCGCATCTGCGCGCCTTCGGTCGGTCGCTTTCGGGTAATCGCGATCTCGCGGACGATCTCGTCCAAGAGACCTTGATGAAAGCCTGGGCTGCCCGCCAGCGCTTTCAAGCCGGCACGAACATGCGCGCCTGGACCTTCATCATCCTGCGCAACCTGTATCTCAGCCAGATGCGCCGGGCGCGCTTCAAGGGCGAGTGGGACGATCTGGTCGCCGACAAGATTCTTGCCGCACCTGCCAGCCAGGACCGCCACGTCGAGTTGGGCGATATGCAGCGTGCGTTGCTGCACCTGCCACAGCCCCAGCGCGAAGCGTTGATTCTCGTTGGTGCCGGTGGCTTTGCCTATGAAGAGGCAGCCGAAATCTGCGGCGTGGCCGTCGGCACGATCAAGAGCCGAGTCGCGCGTGGTCGTGTGGCGCTTGAGGCCATTCTTGGCGACGGATCGCTGCCGTCGCGCCGCACGCACAGCAATGAGCCTGGCATGACCGCGCTCGATACGATCATGGGTGAAGTCGAAAGCCTCAGTCGCAATCGCGACTGA
- the erpA gene encoding iron-sulfur cluster insertion protein ErpA: MATSNLAAVTLTPPAAARVAAIAARQGKPAILRLAVDGGGCSGFQYKFELAETVDDGDAVAETDAVRLVVDPISLDLVRGCAVDYVESLGGAAFKVDNPNAASGCGCGSSFSV, encoded by the coding sequence ATGGCTACATCCAATCTCGCCGCGGTCACCCTTACTCCTCCCGCCGCCGCGCGTGTGGCGGCGATTGCCGCCCGGCAGGGTAAGCCTGCCATCCTGCGCCTCGCGGTCGATGGCGGCGGTTGTTCCGGGTTCCAGTACAAGTTTGAACTGGCCGAGACGGTCGATGATGGCGATGCGGTTGCCGAGACCGACGCGGTGCGGCTGGTGGTCGATCCGATTAGCCTTGATCTGGTCCGCGGCTGTGCGGTCGATTACGTCGAGTCCCTTGGCGGTGCGGCGTTCAAGGTCGACAATCCTAACGCGGCCTCGGGCTGCGGTTGCGGCTCCAGCTTTTCGGTCTGA
- a CDS encoding peroxiredoxin, producing the protein MMTIEIGAALPDVELASAEGATIRLRDYVGQPLVVYFYPKDDTSGCTREAQDFSALSDDFRAIGCAVLGVSRDGPAKHRKFIAKYDLTVTLASDESGTASEAFGVWVEKQLYGRKYMGIERSTWLFDAAGVLQRSWPRVRVAGHAAEVLEAVRALR; encoded by the coding sequence ATGATGACGATCGAAATCGGCGCGGCGTTGCCGGATGTGGAACTCGCCTCGGCGGAGGGCGCGACGATCAGGCTACGCGACTATGTCGGCCAGCCGTTGGTGGTGTATTTCTATCCCAAGGACGATACGTCGGGCTGCACCCGTGAAGCGCAGGATTTCAGTGCGCTCAGTGACGATTTTCGCGCGATCGGATGTGCGGTCCTGGGCGTGTCGCGCGACGGCCCGGCAAAGCACCGCAAGTTTATCGCCAAATACGACCTGACCGTGACGCTGGCCTCCGACGAAAGCGGGACGGCGAGCGAGGCGTTCGGCGTGTGGGTGGAGAAGCAATTGTACGGCCGGAAATATATGGGGATCGAGCGCTCCACCTGGCTGTTCGATGCCGCCGGTGTGCTGCAGCGATCCTGGCCACGGGTACGTGTTGCAGGCCATGCCGCCGAGGTGCTGGAGGCCGTGCGGGCGCTACGCTGA
- a CDS encoding N-acetyltransferase, with protein sequence MRFCPLATPFSIRPADSKADRKAFVNLAYRLNADDPNWVPPLKSEVAGLIEPKSNGWFSHAKGQLFLAWQGTRVIGRISAHIDTLALTLPPEQGFGPGVGCWGFLDTEDRETAHALIATAEEWLRGQGMRRALGPITMSIWEEPGLLTSGFDHPPTVMMGHHKPQYREWIESAGYTGVKTLYTYELDITKEFPPICGRIIAAGEKNARIRIRNVDKSKFDEEAEIILAILNDAWSDNWGYVPLTPPEIADVGKKLKPIVFEDLIRIAEVDGEPVAFMITLPDLNEAIAPLKGNLLPFGWAKLLLWLRKPQVRTMRVPLMGVVKRLQSSRMASQLALMMIEYIRRASVANYGASRGEIGWILDDNQGMRSIADILECDINKTYEIYGKDL encoded by the coding sequence ATGAGGTTCTGCCCCTTGGCTACTCCATTCTCCATCCGCCCGGCCGATAGCAAAGCCGACCGCAAAGCGTTCGTGAATCTCGCCTACCGTCTCAACGCCGACGATCCCAATTGGGTGCCGCCGCTGAAGAGCGAAGTGGCGGGGCTGATCGAGCCCAAGTCGAATGGCTGGTTCAGCCATGCCAAAGGCCAATTGTTCCTGGCGTGGCAGGGCACGCGGGTGATCGGGCGCATTTCGGCGCATATCGACACGCTGGCGTTGACGCTGCCGCCGGAGCAGGGCTTCGGCCCCGGCGTCGGCTGCTGGGGGTTTCTCGATACCGAAGATCGCGAGACGGCACACGCCCTGATCGCGACGGCCGAGGAGTGGCTGCGCGGCCAGGGCATGCGCCGCGCGCTGGGCCCGATCACCATGTCGATCTGGGAAGAGCCCGGACTGCTGACCAGCGGGTTCGATCACCCCCCGACGGTGATGATGGGCCATCACAAGCCGCAGTATCGCGAATGGATCGAGTCCGCGGGCTATACCGGCGTGAAGACGCTTTACACCTACGAGTTGGACATCACGAAGGAGTTCCCGCCGATCTGCGGGCGGATCATCGCCGCGGGCGAGAAGAACGCACGCATCCGCATCCGCAATGTCGACAAATCGAAGTTCGACGAGGAGGCGGAGATCATTCTGGCGATCCTGAACGACGCATGGTCGGACAATTGGGGCTATGTCCCGCTGACGCCGCCGGAGATCGCCGATGTCGGCAAGAAGCTGAAGCCGATCGTGTTCGAGGATTTGATCCGCATCGCCGAAGTGGATGGCGAGCCGGTGGCGTTCATGATCACCCTGCCCGACCTCAACGAGGCGATCGCCCCGCTCAAGGGCAACCTGTTGCCATTCGGCTGGGCTAAGCTGCTGTTATGGCTGCGCAAGCCCCAGGTGCGGACCATGCGCGTGCCGCTGATGGGCGTGGTCAAGCGGCTGCAATCGTCGCGGATGGCGAGCCAGCTCGCGCTGATGATGATCGAATATATCCGCCGTGCGTCTGTCGCCAATTACGGTGCCTCGCGCGGAGAAATCGGCTGGATTCTCGACGACAATCAGGGAATGCGCTCGATCGCCGACATCCTCGAGTGCGATATCAACAAGACGTACGAGATCTACGGCAAGGATCTATGA
- a CDS encoding GDSL-type esterase/lipase family protein has product MRKGLMPGLGRWEKARKVLAGLSVFVLIFGGWVWMWSRAASAEAALIAASPLPDTRAPDSYCALWFVGSSSMHQWDQLSADMLPWDAHNRGLSGASLPEISRRFNNGESGRFPRAIVFYAGENDIAFGVSPKKAFDELKTFIAEKRRQMGAVPIFILSLKPSPLRWDERPAQIEFNDAVRGLVREQPDLVYVDIVPSLLVGGKPGAFYNADGLHLNRDGYVAVRTAVRAALDRSLPRALVKRCSGSVPPQVS; this is encoded by the coding sequence ATGCGTAAGGGGTTGATGCCGGGGCTGGGGCGATGGGAGAAGGCGCGCAAGGTTCTTGCGGGTCTCTCCGTGTTCGTGCTGATCTTCGGCGGCTGGGTGTGGATGTGGAGCCGCGCCGCATCGGCAGAGGCCGCGTTGATCGCTGCTTCGCCGTTGCCCGATACCCGCGCTCCGGACAGCTATTGCGCATTGTGGTTCGTCGGCAGCTCGTCGATGCATCAATGGGATCAGCTCAGTGCCGATATGCTGCCATGGGACGCGCATAATCGCGGCCTTTCCGGCGCGTCGCTGCCCGAAATCAGCCGACGCTTCAACAATGGCGAATCAGGTCGCTTTCCACGCGCGATCGTCTTCTATGCGGGCGAGAACGATATTGCCTTCGGTGTCTCGCCCAAGAAGGCGTTCGACGAGTTGAAGACCTTCATCGCGGAAAAGCGCCGGCAGATGGGCGCCGTCCCAATCTTCATCCTGTCGCTGAAGCCAAGCCCGCTACGCTGGGACGAGCGGCCCGCGCAGATCGAGTTCAACGACGCGGTGCGCGGGCTGGTACGGGAACAGCCCGATTTGGTCTATGTCGACATCGTGCCGTCGCTTCTTGTCGGGGGAAAACCGGGGGCGTTCTACAATGCCGACGGTTTGCACCTCAACCGCGATGGATATGTGGCGGTTAGGACGGCGGTGCGAGCAGCGCTCGATCGCTCCCTGCCTAGAGCCTTGGTGAAACGCTGCAGCGGCAGCGTCCCTCCGCAAGTCAGCTAG
- a CDS encoding fatty acid desaturase family protein: MDSSLTLDRRATEAPAAVVGAARERIADDRAMLRAAADLTRDLVAHRPAIYWADLLASSVVGYGAMVAAVMIPVTGWAILAGLVSVLALYRAGSFIHELTHFKPSAVPGFHLGWNVLAGVPLLVPSFMYEGVHNLHHARTRYGTAEDPEYLPLALMKPWTLPLFILVSLLAPVALLFRYAVLSPLSAVFPAVRKLTVERYSSLSINPEFRRRHPEGAARREWHWQETAASLWAIALLTMVFTGVLPLRAFAIGLMIASGVMVINQVRTLVAHLWENEGEAMTVTAQYLDTVNVPPPAFLPMLWAPVGLRYHALHHLLPGLPYHALGEAHRRISAALDMESPYHKASYPGLPVLVAKIARSTMVAR; the protein is encoded by the coding sequence ATGGATAGCTCACTCACCCTGGATCGACGTGCGACCGAGGCGCCGGCTGCCGTTGTCGGCGCGGCGCGCGAACGGATTGCGGATGATCGCGCGATGCTGCGTGCCGCCGCCGATCTCACGCGCGATCTGGTGGCGCACCGGCCGGCAATCTATTGGGCGGACCTGCTCGCATCGAGTGTGGTCGGCTATGGCGCAATGGTCGCGGCAGTGATGATCCCGGTAACCGGCTGGGCGATCCTGGCCGGGCTCGTCTCGGTGCTGGCACTCTACCGCGCGGGCAGTTTCATCCATGAACTGACCCACTTCAAGCCGTCGGCGGTGCCTGGCTTCCATCTTGGCTGGAACGTCTTGGCAGGCGTGCCGCTGCTGGTGCCGTCCTTCATGTATGAAGGCGTGCACAATCTGCACCACGCGCGCACGCGCTACGGCACGGCGGAGGATCCGGAATATCTGCCACTGGCGTTGATGAAGCCGTGGACGCTGCCGCTGTTCATCCTCGTTTCGTTGCTGGCGCCGGTCGCCCTGCTGTTCCGCTATGCCGTGCTGTCGCCATTGTCGGCAGTGTTTCCCGCCGTGCGCAAGCTCACGGTCGAGCGTTATTCGTCGCTGTCGATCAATCCCGAATTCCGCCGTCGTCACCCCGAAGGTGCTGCGCGCAGGGAATGGCATTGGCAGGAAACGGCTGCCAGCCTGTGGGCGATCGCCTTGCTGACGATGGTCTTTACCGGCGTGCTCCCGCTGCGTGCATTTGCCATCGGCCTGATGATCGCGTCCGGCGTGATGGTGATCAACCAGGTGCGTACCCTGGTCGCGCATCTGTGGGAGAATGAAGGCGAGGCGATGACCGTCACCGCGCAGTATCTCGACACCGTCAATGTGCCGCCACCGGCCTTCCTGCCGATGCTGTGGGCACCGGTCGGCTTGCGCTATCATGCGCTGCATCACTTGTTGCCGGGGCTGCCCTATCATGCCTTGGGCGAGGCGCACCGCCGCATTTCCGCCGCGCTGGATATGGAATCTCCCTATCATAAGGCGAGCTATCCAGGCCTGCCGGTGCTGGTGGCCAAGATCGCGCGTAGCACGATGGTGGCACGCTAA
- a CDS encoding transporter has protein sequence MRMMLAGAMLIWAIPAVAQEREYCPARPGLGTPACTIAPGRVSVETGLANWTLERDSDTRTDTVLIGDTQLRIGVTDSIEAQIGWTPYGHVRVRDKARGDIDRAGRVGDAYLGIKANLMNPDGKGFSAAVQPFVTVPVGRGPVGAGDWGAGAIVPVSYDLNDTVSLQLSPEIDAAVDEDGDGRHLAFGTVVGLGVALSDAVNGTLEFQALRDNDPADHATQALAGLSVGWKVMDDLQLDAGGNAGLNAASPDLELYFGISRQF, from the coding sequence ATGCGGATGATGTTGGCGGGTGCGATGCTGATTTGGGCGATACCGGCCGTGGCGCAAGAGCGGGAATATTGCCCCGCGCGCCCGGGGCTCGGCACGCCCGCCTGCACGATCGCGCCGGGGCGTGTTTCGGTGGAAACCGGCTTGGCGAATTGGACGCTGGAGCGGGACAGCGATACGCGTACCGATACCGTCCTGATCGGCGATACGCAGTTGCGCATCGGTGTGACCGACAGCATCGAGGCGCAGATCGGCTGGACCCCGTACGGGCATGTCCGCGTGCGCGACAAAGCGAGGGGGGATATCGATCGTGCCGGTCGCGTCGGCGATGCGTATCTCGGCATCAAGGCGAACCTGATGAACCCCGACGGCAAGGGTTTTTCGGCGGCAGTGCAGCCCTTCGTGACGGTGCCCGTGGGACGCGGGCCGGTTGGCGCGGGGGATTGGGGTGCGGGGGCGATCGTGCCGGTCAGCTACGACCTGAACGACACAGTGAGCCTGCAACTCAGCCCGGAAATCGATGCTGCGGTGGATGAGGATGGCGATGGCCGGCATCTTGCCTTCGGTACCGTCGTCGGATTGGGCGTCGCGCTGAGCGATGCGGTCAACGGCACATTGGAGTTCCAGGCGCTACGCGACAACGACCCTGCCGATCACGCCACGCAGGCTTTGGCGGGGCTGTCGGTCGGCTGGAAGGTGATGGACGATCTGCAGCTCGACGCCGGCGGCAATGCCGGGCTGAACGCGGCATCGCCCGATCTTGAACTCTATTTCGGGATCTCGCGCCAGTTCTGA
- the xth gene encoding exodeoxyribonuclease III yields MKIVSFNINGMKARLPRLLEYLAEQQPDIVCLQELKTSDETFPEADIRAAGYGAVWHGQKSWNGVAVLARGQDPVERVRGLGGEPEDEHSRYLEVEVDGLVVASIYLPNGNPLPGPKFDYKLRWIDRLAAHTRDLLAEEKPVVLAGDYNVILNDDDTFSVRAMQSDALMQPESREGLRRLIAQGWTDALRTRFPKGGVWTFWDYQAGAWQRDAGFRIDHLLLSPMAADRLIDAGVDKEYRGREKASDHAPTWVRLR; encoded by the coding sequence GTGAAGATCGTCAGCTTCAATATTAACGGCATGAAGGCGCGCCTGCCGCGCCTGCTCGAATATCTCGCCGAGCAACAGCCGGACATCGTCTGCCTGCAGGAACTGAAGACCAGCGACGAGACGTTTCCCGAGGCGGACATCCGTGCCGCCGGTTATGGCGCGGTGTGGCACGGGCAGAAGAGCTGGAACGGCGTGGCGGTGCTGGCCCGGGGGCAGGACCCGGTCGAGCGCGTTCGCGGCCTGGGCGGCGAGCCCGAAGACGAGCATAGCCGCTATCTGGAGGTCGAGGTGGACGGGCTGGTCGTTGCATCGATCTACCTGCCCAACGGCAACCCGCTGCCCGGCCCCAAATTCGATTACAAATTGCGCTGGATCGATCGGCTGGCGGCGCACACGCGCGATCTGCTGGCCGAGGAAAAGCCGGTGGTGCTGGCGGGCGACTACAACGTCATCCTCAACGATGACGACACCTTCTCCGTGCGTGCGATGCAGAGCGACGCGCTGATGCAGCCGGAAAGCCGCGAGGGGCTACGGCGCCTGATCGCGCAGGGCTGGACCGATGCGCTGCGCACGCGCTTTCCCAAGGGCGGCGTGTGGACCTTCTGGGATTATCAGGCCGGGGCATGGCAGCGGGACGCGGGGTTCCGCATCGATCACCTGCTGCTCAGCCCAATGGCGGCCGACCGGTTGATCGACGCCGGAGTCGATAAGGAATATCGCGGCCGCGAAAAGGCCAGCGATCACGCACCGACCTGGGTGCGCCTGCGCTGA
- a CDS encoding bifunctional [glutamine synthetase] adenylyltransferase/[glutamine synthetase]-adenylyl-L-tyrosine phosphorylase — translation MKAMAPRPEIIAAIARARDHAPFLAMTLGREPELEAMLDAGLLPLDQVAVDDPDMPVARRLRLERRRLALLVAIGDLSGVLDLSAVTKALSDFADRALDMAIRTAIQERTPDAEPRGFAAIALGKQGSHELNYSSDIDPVLIFDPLTLPCRPREEPQEAAVRIAKRVVELLQARDGDGYVLRVDLRLRPSPEATPAALPVDAAIGYYESQALPWERAAYIRARAAAGDMALGQRFLDTIRPFVWRRALDFGAIGEIRGISRRIRGHHTQGQAFGPGFDLKRGRGGIREVEFFAQIHQLIHGGRDAALRAPATRDALAALAEARWIDRADAVALTGSYTLLRTIEHRVQMIDDRQTHRLPVGAALDSVARLHGLADGEALLELLAPHVASTARRYDAIEPEEAGTLSHDPDRLAEQLAAAGFVDVAGAAQRVAEWRAGGYVALRSPAALQALEAVLPGLIDAIGTAPDPHGAILKLDAMLSRLPSAINFLRLLEARPALARLLGAILSHAPPLAEALGRRVALLDGLIDATALEAVGSVAELAAEMATNTAGDDHYQALLDHVRKIVGEKRFALGTQIIAGAADPLDVSAGYARVAEAAIETLAPATVTEFAAKHGYVPGSELIVLALGRLGGGALTHASDLDLIYIFTGDFAAESDGEKPLGSVLYYNRLAQRLTGALSVATASGPLYEVDTRLRPSGAQGPLSVSLDGFARYQRESAWTWEHMALTRARPVFGSPAARTATAAVIGAVLHGDRVDRDVIADASAMRAEMAAHKPPAGPLDAKLLPGGLVDLEFAVHVAQLLHGTAFDANLGRALDALIGAGIAPPGLRAAHDLLARMIVTLRLVAPDAQVPGTATQALIARAVGLADWVEVIAAFDRTRHEVMAFWTAIGGR, via the coding sequence ATGAAGGCAATGGCGCCCAGGCCCGAAATCATCGCCGCCATTGCCCGAGCGCGGGACCATGCGCCCTTTTTGGCAATGACGCTGGGCCGCGAGCCCGAGCTGGAGGCGATGCTGGACGCGGGATTGTTGCCGCTCGACCAGGTGGCGGTCGACGATCCCGACATGCCCGTCGCACGCCGCTTGCGGCTGGAACGCCGGCGCCTGGCACTGCTGGTCGCGATTGGCGACCTGTCCGGTGTTCTGGATCTGTCGGCAGTCACCAAAGCACTCAGCGACTTTGCGGATCGCGCGCTCGATATGGCGATCCGTACTGCCATCCAGGAGCGTACGCCGGACGCCGAGCCTCGCGGGTTCGCCGCGATCGCCCTCGGAAAGCAGGGCAGCCACGAACTCAATTATTCGTCCGACATCGATCCGGTGCTGATATTCGATCCGCTGACGCTGCCCTGCCGTCCGCGCGAGGAGCCGCAGGAGGCCGCGGTGCGCATCGCCAAACGCGTGGTCGAATTGCTGCAGGCACGTGATGGCGACGGCTATGTGCTGCGCGTCGACCTGCGGTTGCGCCCATCGCCCGAGGCGACACCGGCAGCGCTGCCGGTCGATGCGGCGATCGGCTATTACGAATCGCAGGCGCTGCCCTGGGAGCGGGCCGCTTATATCCGTGCTCGCGCCGCCGCCGGGGACATGGCGCTCGGGCAGCGTTTCCTCGACACTATCCGCCCGTTCGTATGGCGCCGCGCGCTCGATTTCGGCGCGATCGGCGAGATTCGGGGGATTTCGCGACGCATCCGCGGCCATCACACGCAAGGGCAGGCGTTCGGCCCCGGCTTCGACCTCAAGCGCGGGCGTGGCGGAATCCGCGAAGTGGAATTCTTCGCGCAGATCCACCAGTTGATCCACGGCGGCCGTGACGCTGCGTTGCGGGCGCCTGCGACGCGCGATGCGCTGGCTGCACTGGCCGAGGCAAGGTGGATCGATCGAGCGGACGCCGTGGCGCTCACCGGCAGCTATACGCTCCTGCGGACGATCGAGCATCGTGTGCAGATGATCGACGACCGGCAGACACATCGGCTGCCGGTCGGCGCCGCGCTGGATAGCGTCGCGCGATTGCACGGGTTGGCCGATGGCGAAGCGCTGCTCGAATTGCTTGCGCCGCATGTCGCCAGCACCGCGCGCCGCTACGACGCGATCGAGCCGGAAGAGGCGGGCACGCTGTCGCACGACCCTGACCGCCTGGCCGAACAATTGGCAGCGGCGGGCTTCGTGGACGTCGCCGGTGCGGCGCAACGCGTCGCCGAGTGGCGCGCGGGCGGCTATGTCGCGTTGCGCAGCCCGGCGGCATTGCAGGCATTGGAGGCCGTGCTGCCCGGGCTGATCGATGCGATCGGCACGGCGCCCGATCCGCACGGTGCTATCCTCAAGCTCGACGCGATGTTGTCTCGGCTCCCCAGCGCCATCAATTTCCTCAGGCTGCTGGAAGCGCGCCCGGCGCTGGCGCGGTTGCTCGGCGCGATCCTGAGCCATGCGCCGCCCTTGGCCGAGGCATTGGGACGGCGCGTCGCGCTGCTCGACGGGTTGATCGATGCCACGGCGCTGGAGGCGGTCGGCTCGGTTGCCGAGCTGGCGGCGGAAATGGCGACGAACACGGCCGGCGACGATCATTACCAGGCGCTGCTCGACCATGTGCGCAAGATCGTCGGCGAAAAGCGCTTTGCGCTCGGCACCCAGATCATCGCCGGCGCCGCCGATCCGCTCGACGTGTCGGCCGGCTATGCGCGCGTTGCCGAAGCGGCGATCGAGACGCTGGCGCCCGCGACCGTCACGGAGTTTGCCGCCAAGCACGGGTACGTGCCGGGTAGCGAACTGATCGTCCTGGCGCTTGGGCGGCTGGGTGGCGGTGCGCTGACGCACGCCTCCGATCTCGACCTGATCTACATCTTCACCGGGGATTTCGCCGCCGAATCGGACGGTGAGAAGCCACTGGGTTCGGTGCTCTACTACAATCGGCTGGCGCAGCGGCTAACCGGCGCCCTGTCGGTCGCGACGGCATCCGGCCCACTCTACGAGGTGGACACGCGGTTGCGGCCATCGGGCGCACAGGGGCCGCTCAGCGTCTCGCTCGACGGCTTTGCGCGCTATCAACGCGAAAGCGCCTGGACGTGGGAGCACATGGCATTGACCCGCGCGCGGCCGGTGTTTGGATCGCCCGCTGCCCGTACCGCAACCGCCGCGGTGATCGGCGCCGTGCTGCACGGCGACCGCGTCGATCGCGACGTGATTGCCGACGCGAGCGCGATGCGTGCCGAGATGGCAGCGCATAAGCCACCGGCCGGGCCGCTGGATGCCAAGCTGTTGCCCGGCGGCTTGGTCGACCTGGAATTCGCCGTCCATGTTGCGCAATTGCTGCACGGAACGGCATTCGATGCCAATCTTGGCCGCGCGCTGGATGCCCTGATCGGCGCCGGGATTGCGCCACCTGGCCTGCGCGCGGCGCATGACCTGCTCGCCCGGATGATCGTCACGCTGCGGCTCGTCGCGCCCGATGCGCAGGTGCCGGGCACGGCGACGCAGGCGCTGATCGCACGCGCGGTTGGCCTGGCGGACTGGGTCGAGGTGATTGCCGCGTTCGATCGCACGCGTCATGAGGTGATGGCATTCTGGACGGCAATCGGGGGACGATGA